CGTCTGAATGTAGCCAATGCTGCCGACAGTTGCTGAAACAAATCGATTATTTACGTCCAGTCTTGCAAAATGGTCGTATTCGCATCACGCATTACTACTCCTTACTTTCGGATGGCGAAATGTGCATCCCATggaatgcaaaataaaatgaatctACATATTGCTAGAGCCGTCTGACGTGTGAAGTAACACAAAAATACTTCTTATATTAAAACAAATGCTTTCATATATAAATGTCTTGATTAGAATATGCCTCGCGGTTGTGTTTAATTGCATATCATTATGTTCTTCTGCGTACTGTGTGTTTTGAAAAGCTTTTTCCTTTCacgttttttgaaaattgatttacttaaaattataatattttGCAATGTATTGATGGTATTCATGATTTTTGTCTATTATATACATAACTGAAAAATAGAATGCCAGCTATTTGCTGTCGATGGTATTGGTTTCGTATTTAGTTATCATTAATAGTCATTGGAATTAGCAACGACACTCCTCACAACTGCATTAAAATGTCCTTTTGTATGAAGATGTATGGGGTTGGCCCTTGTGTATCATGTTCTAGGTACCGGTACGGACGTTTTTCCCAGTTTGTCAACCTACAATTCAAGAAGATTTATCTGAAAATTATTTCTAATTATGTTTGAAATCCAAATCGATACGATTTAATTTACTTTTCGAgcaaccctttttttaatGGACTTGAAACCTATTCAAACTGGACTTGCCCAAGTTCGATACGCAACGCCATCTTATACATTAAGGCATACACTAAATGTATCTTATatcaaaatgaaagaaaaatgtcagaGGGAATGTTCGTTTTGCTTACATTCTCGCTAATCTTTGTATCTACCGCACTGGTCGTACAAATTGGTATAATTCTTTGGCGTAAATCTCATCCACGCTCATTTGATGTCGCAACGTTCTGTGCTCTCTGCCTGATTCCATCGATTACCGCCTTCATACTTTCTTTTTGGTGGTTTCTCATTTTGTGGGGTATCttcttttccatttcaatTATGGCTTATCTCAAAGCTCGATTCGAAAAACCTTTACTTCCATCCACGCCAGGCCTGATTTTCCGCTGGTTTTATTTTGTGCATTATTGCAGCTTTGTGTTTTCGTTTTGCGGATCCCTAGCTTACACCCTTGGTCTCTACGTTGGCAGCAACTACTGGCTCATAGATCTGAGCGCCCGTGTTTTGCTCTACGGACTTTACTTTGGTCTTGTTGGCCGCGATTTTGCAATGCACATAACTGACAATTTATTTGTTCGCCCAACGTATCCCACTGAACGCTCCCTTCTACCCTACCATAATGCCGATCTATTTTGCTGCTCGCTTTGTGGATACTACATGAGTAAGGAAACCAAATGCAGTCTAAGTTGCCAACATGCCTTCCATGAGAACTGTGTCAGAGGCTGGTACATGATCGGGAAAAAATCTACCTGCCCGGTTTGTTGGGAGAAAGTCGATTATCAACTTCATGATCGCAATCCGTGGGAAACACCAGATGCCATTCTGAAAGCTTACCATGACTTCATCCGTTGGCTTGTCATTTATCTGCCAATTCTAATCACCGTTTTCTCCATCATCTACGTTCTACTTTAGAGAGACCTGGTTATTCTGCTAACAACGGTCAAGGTACAATAATAAACACATCAAACGAGataaataaaccaaaaagCGTAATCAAACAtttgtgattttttctttcaaaatacTAATATACattatacagtcatgcttgcaagtttctttagcaggcaaatgggtctatatcctttcattttgtttggacggaagggatactatggtgcctaccataccctcgttttctttccattcttctcttcctctacgtttcagttaattttcctacatttaatgttgcacctttttcgcgggttgcaaagaaagaaaaataggaatagcataaaggggtacggtaggcaccaaagtatcccctccatcaaaaagaaatagaaggatatagaccgattagtctgctaaagaaacttccaagcatgactgtatgtTTCAGTAAAGAACAGTTGCTTTTTCTGGTGTAGATAGAAAAAATTTGAGAATGAAATTAAAACACGAATGCTGGAATATTCAACTCATTTTTCATAATGTAAATTTAAAAgcataatatatatttttttttaaacgtggCACTCACTAGGTTCAACTCTGTAAACAAACTCAAGAGTAAGTCTAAAGTTAAAAGGGAAATACGTGGCTTTCTGTGTCTTGTTGGCGAATAGACTGGCAGGTGACTGAACGCGGTGACTTCTTGAATGATCTGATCTTACCAAAGCCCACATTTTAAAACGTAGGCTAAGTCGCTTTTTCACTTAATCACTTAAAATGGATTCCTGATAGTGCCTGGTTAGCTGACTGCAAAGTTGAATGTCTCACGCATGCATTTCCTTCCTCCTTCGTTTTAGCTAACCAATTTTATTTAGTTTGAAAAGAAGCATCTGAATGAAATGTGCGATTAG
This sequence is a window from Daphnia magna isolate NIES linkage group LG7, ASM2063170v1.1, whole genome shotgun sequence. Protein-coding genes within it:
- the LOC116926683 gene encoding RING finger protein 121-like; translation: MSEGMFVLLTFSLIFVSTALVVQIGIILWRKSHPRSFDVATFCALCLIPSITAFILSFWWFLILWGIFFSISIMAYLKARFEKPLLPSTPGLIFRWFYFVHYCSFVFSFCGSLAYTLGLYVGSNYWLIDLSARVLLYGLYFGLVGRDFAMHITDNLFVRPTYPTERSLLPYHNADLFCCSLCGYYMSKETKCSLSCQHAFHENCVRGWYMIGKKSTCPVCWEKVDYQLHDRNPWETPDAILKAYHDFIRWLVIYLPILITVFSIIYVLL